One segment of Macrotis lagotis isolate mMagLag1 chromosome 1, bilby.v1.9.chrom.fasta, whole genome shotgun sequence DNA contains the following:
- the IL18BP gene encoding interleukin-18-binding protein, giving the protein MGGGKPAAGGPEVRTGSLLFSAALTLALGWALAQDSVPPCPEELDVTVTESEPPTSGPLTLSCRGCSRFSHSSFLYWLGNRSFIERLAGRLREGGTRRRHLDGATWLRRDLVLEAPSPALRGTNFSCVLVDPARVSQHHVLLARLWESDGTPPTRGRGAPPTTSRPREASRASNQA; this is encoded by the exons ATGGGCGGCGGGAAGCCCGCGGCGGGAG GCCCCGAGGTCCGGACCGGCTCCCTCCTCTTCTCCGCGGCGCTGACCCTGGCCCTGGGCTGGGCTCTGGCCCAGGACTCAG TGCCGCCGTGCCCGGAGGAGCTGGACGTGACGGTGACCGAGTCCGAACCGCCGACGA GTGGGCCGCTGACCCTGTCCTGCCGGGGCTGCAGCCGCTTCTCCCACTCCAGCTTCCTGTACTGGCTGGGCAACCGCTCCTTCATAGAGCGCCTGGCGGGCCGGCTGCGGGAGGGCGGCACCCG GAGGCGGCACCTGGACGGGGCGACGTGGCTCCGGCGCGACCTGGTGCTGGAGGCGCCGAGCCCCGCGCTGCGCGGCACCAACTTCTCCTGCGTTCTGGTGGACCCGGCCCGGGTCTCCCAGCACCACGTGCTCCTGGCGCGGCTCTGG GAGAGCGACGGAACACCCCCAACTCGCGGCCGCGGCGCACCCCCGACAACTTCCAGGCCCAGGGAAGCGTCCCGGGCGTCCAACCAGGCCTGA